The following coding sequences lie in one Synechococcus sp. PCC 7336 genomic window:
- a CDS encoding M3 family metallopeptidase, producing the protein MVATPTRTDNPLLIGRGLPPFDRIQPEHVVPGISQLLEQLQAELAELEQAVEPTWAGLVEPLDRLSDRLNWSWGIVGHLMGVKNSPELRAAFETVQPQVVQFYTRLGQSKPLYLAFKALRDSDTWTTLDNAQHRIVEASILQAELAGVGLEGEPQQRFNDIQMELAKLSTDFSNHVLDATKAFSLTLATPEEVGGLPPSLLSLAAQAARAAGEENASPETGPWRITLDFPSFGPFLKYSTRRDLRETVYKAYITRASSGELDNSALIDRILELRREQAQLLGFNSYAELSLASKMAPSVEAVGELLEELRVASYDAAVQDLADLKAFAASKGAPEAEALVQWDISFWAERLREDKFAFNAEELRPYFPLPQVLNGLFQLCERIFDISITAADGTAPVWHPDVRYFEISRAGEAIAHFYLDPYSRPAEKRGGAWMGECINRAKLVVDGKSATRLPVAYLTCNQTPPVDDKPSLMTFMEVLTLFHEFGHGLQHMLTTVDYPAAAGINNVEWDAVELPSQFMENWCYHRQTLFGMAKHYETGETLPEHYYDKLLAARTYRSGSQMLRQLNFSMVDLELHHRYNPKGDETVADVRDRIAKVATILPPLPEDAFLCSFSHIFAGGYAAGYYSYKWAEVLSADAFSAFEEAGLDDDRAIAETGRRFRDTVLALGGGQHPLEVFEAFRGREPKTEALLRHSGLWAA; encoded by the coding sequence ATGGTTGCCACTCCCACCCGCACCGACAATCCTCTCCTCATCGGTCGAGGACTGCCCCCCTTCGATCGCATTCAGCCCGAGCACGTCGTCCCCGGCATCAGCCAACTGCTCGAACAACTGCAGGCGGAGCTGGCAGAACTGGAGCAAGCCGTAGAGCCCACCTGGGCAGGGCTGGTGGAACCCCTCGATCGCCTCAGCGATCGCCTCAACTGGAGTTGGGGCATTGTCGGTCACCTCATGGGGGTGAAAAACAGCCCCGAACTGCGGGCAGCCTTTGAAACCGTTCAACCCCAAGTGGTTCAGTTCTATACTCGCCTCGGTCAAAGCAAGCCCCTCTATCTCGCGTTCAAAGCCCTGCGCGACAGCGACACCTGGACCACTCTTGACAACGCTCAACATCGCATTGTGGAAGCCTCCATCCTGCAAGCGGAGCTGGCCGGTGTGGGCCTCGAAGGGGAACCACAACAGCGCTTCAACGATATTCAAATGGAGCTGGCCAAACTCTCCACCGACTTTTCCAACCACGTCCTCGACGCCACCAAAGCCTTCAGTCTCACCCTCGCCACCCCAGAGGAGGTGGGTGGCTTGCCCCCCAGCCTACTCAGCCTCGCCGCCCAAGCCGCCCGCGCAGCAGGTGAAGAAAATGCTTCCCCCGAGACCGGCCCCTGGCGCATCACCCTCGACTTTCCCAGCTTCGGCCCATTCCTCAAATACAGCACCCGCCGCGATCTGCGCGAAACCGTCTACAAAGCCTATATCACCCGCGCCTCCAGTGGCGAGCTAGACAACAGCGCCCTCATCGATCGCATTCTGGAACTGCGCCGCGAACAGGCTCAACTGCTGGGCTTTAACAGCTACGCCGAGCTCAGCCTCGCCAGCAAAATGGCACCTTCCGTCGAAGCTGTGGGCGAGCTGCTGGAGGAATTGCGTGTCGCCAGCTACGATGCCGCCGTGCAGGATTTGGCCGACCTCAAAGCCTTCGCGGCCTCTAAAGGGGCTCCAGAAGCAGAGGCGCTCGTGCAGTGGGACATTAGTTTTTGGGCAGAACGGCTGCGGGAGGATAAGTTTGCCTTCAACGCTGAAGAACTGCGCCCCTATTTCCCACTGCCGCAAGTGTTGAACGGATTGTTCCAGTTATGCGAACGCATCTTCGATATTTCCATTACTGCTGCTGACGGCACTGCCCCTGTCTGGCATCCCGACGTGCGCTACTTTGAAATCTCCCGAGCGGGAGAGGCGATCGCCCACTTCTACCTCGACCCCTACAGTCGCCCAGCCGAAAAGCGAGGCGGTGCCTGGATGGGAGAATGCATCAATCGAGCCAAGCTCGTGGTGGATGGCAAATCTGCGACTCGGCTGCCGGTGGCCTATCTCACCTGCAATCAGACCCCACCCGTGGACGATAAGCCCAGCCTGATGACCTTCATGGAAGTTCTCACCCTGTTCCACGAGTTCGGTCACGGCTTGCAGCACATGCTCACCACCGTTGACTATCCCGCTGCGGCGGGCATCAACAATGTGGAATGGGATGCGGTGGAGTTACCCAGCCAGTTTATGGAGAACTGGTGCTATCACCGCCAGACTCTCTTCGGCATGGCCAAGCATTACGAAACGGGGGAAACCCTGCCAGAACACTATTACGACAAGCTCTTGGCGGCTCGCACCTATCGCAGTGGCTCCCAAATGCTGCGCCAGCTCAATTTCAGCATGGTGGATCTGGAACTGCACCATCGTTACAACCCCAAGGGGGACGAAACCGTCGCGGACGTGCGCGATCGCATTGCCAAAGTTGCCACCATCCTGCCCCCTTTGCCCGAAGATGCCTTTTTGTGTTCCTTCAGCCATATCTTCGCCGGGGGATACGCAGCAGGCTATTACAGCTACAAATGGGCGGAGGTGCTCAGTGCCGATGCCTTTTCGGCGTTTGAAGAGGCGGGCTTAGATGACGATCGGGCGATCGCCGAGACGGGTCGCC
- a CDS encoding glycoside hydrolase family 9 protein, giving the protein MANIDAKLTIIGDWKNTFTAELTVANLDSIDYTDWSFSFRAPYELVNIWNGAEIVSVTQEGGEYVYVVQGLGDETTLAANGQINFRFKANGQPSLPTDTNLAIDSTDAIELGFAATQAWNSGYNAKISLSNTGSEPVEQWELTFTTTSRITKIWSAEILSETVANGIYTYVVGNAPDWNDSIAPGDPATFGFTAEGAPVEPISYDVGVSDSTIAASGTDYGALDTPFGATDYSTALGLSMSFYYAQRSGDLPDDNPIAWRGDSALDDGSDVGLDLSGGWYDAGDHVKFHFPAAFTTTVLAWGALEFEAGYSQSGANDELLDHLAWSTDYLLRTVVLDGQGDVAWIAGQVGDGNIDHAYWGAPETLTTERPTYVIDRQNPGSDLAGEMAASLAASSIAFRQAGNIAYADRLLETAIAVYEFAETYLGRYSDSIPDAAQFYNSFSGYRDELAWGATWLYEATGDSSYLAKAEGYYQPPSLYFAWDNKTAGTAQLLYQITGSDRYRQGIDSYLNQWIFDLPRTPGTATNAGLAWLDGFGSNRYAANAAFLATVHASTLDDLDIQANRVGDLVEFASDQIDYVLGVNPDNQSFVVGFGENDPTNVHHRAASGTTDVNDPSPNLYDINGGLVGGPDVNGNYSDVRSNFVQNEVALDYNAGFSGALAGLHEYVAFGNDFAPDTASSSIQSDSLLGLATA; this is encoded by the coding sequence ATGGCAAATATCGATGCCAAATTGACAATTATTGGTGACTGGAAAAACACTTTCACCGCAGAACTAACGGTTGCCAACTTAGACAGTATTGACTATACCGATTGGTCATTTAGTTTTCGTGCCCCTTACGAGCTGGTCAATATTTGGAATGGGGCGGAAATTGTCAGCGTCACCCAAGAGGGAGGCGAGTACGTTTACGTGGTGCAGGGCCTGGGAGATGAAACCACGCTAGCCGCCAACGGACAGATTAACTTTCGCTTTAAAGCGAACGGACAGCCCAGCCTTCCCACCGATACCAACCTTGCGATCGATTCGACCGATGCGATCGAGCTCGGTTTCGCCGCGACCCAAGCATGGAACAGCGGATATAACGCCAAGATTAGCCTCAGCAATACTGGCTCTGAACCCGTCGAACAGTGGGAATTGACCTTCACGACAACCTCGCGAATCACCAAAATCTGGAGTGCTGAAATCCTCAGCGAAACGGTTGCGAACGGAATCTATACCTACGTCGTCGGCAATGCCCCGGACTGGAACGACAGCATTGCCCCAGGCGATCCGGCAACCTTTGGCTTTACCGCTGAGGGGGCTCCCGTCGAGCCCATTTCCTATGACGTGGGAGTTAGCGACAGCACTATCGCTGCGAGTGGTACGGACTACGGCGCACTCGACACTCCTTTCGGTGCGACAGACTACTCGACGGCTTTAGGTCTGTCCATGAGTTTCTATTACGCTCAGCGATCGGGTGATTTGCCCGACGATAACCCGATCGCCTGGCGCGGCGATTCTGCTCTCGACGATGGCTCGGATGTGGGGCTCGACCTGAGTGGCGGTTGGTACGATGCGGGCGACCACGTCAAGTTCCACTTTCCGGCAGCCTTTACCACCACAGTGCTGGCTTGGGGCGCTCTCGAATTTGAAGCTGGCTACAGCCAATCTGGCGCGAACGACGAGCTGCTCGACCACTTAGCTTGGTCGACAGACTATCTGCTGCGCACTGTCGTCCTCGACGGGCAGGGAGACGTAGCCTGGATTGCGGGCCAAGTGGGGGATGGCAATATCGATCACGCTTACTGGGGAGCACCCGAAACCCTCACAACCGAACGACCCACCTACGTCATCGATCGCCAAAATCCCGGTTCGGACTTAGCAGGGGAGATGGCAGCTTCTCTGGCGGCCTCGTCCATCGCCTTTCGCCAAGCAGGAAATATTGCCTATGCCGATCGCCTGCTGGAAACGGCGATCGCCGTTTACGAGTTTGCCGAAACCTACTTAGGCAGATATTCTGACTCCATTCCCGATGCAGCTCAGTTTTACAACTCTTTTAGCGGCTATCGAGACGAGCTGGCTTGGGGCGCGACATGGCTGTACGAGGCAACGGGCGACAGCAGCTACCTCGCCAAGGCCGAGGGATACTACCAACCCCCCAGCCTCTACTTTGCCTGGGATAACAAAACTGCAGGCACAGCACAATTGCTCTATCAAATTACGGGCAGCGATCGATACCGGCAGGGAATTGACAGCTATCTCAATCAATGGATCTTTGACTTGCCTCGCACGCCCGGTACTGCGACGAATGCGGGCCTCGCTTGGCTGGATGGTTTCGGCTCCAATCGTTACGCGGCCAATGCTGCATTTCTAGCCACTGTCCATGCCAGTACTTTGGACGATCTCGATATCCAGGCCAATCGAGTGGGGGATTTGGTCGAGTTTGCCAGCGATCAAATCGACTACGTGCTGGGGGTCAACCCCGACAACCAGAGCTTTGTGGTGGGCTTTGGCGAGAACGATCCCACGAACGTTCACCATCGGGCAGCCTCGGGCACCACAGATGTGAACGATCCCAGTCCCAATCTCTACGACATTAATGGCGGACTCGTGGGGGGACCAGATGTGAATGGCAACTATAGCGACGTGCGCTCGAATTTCGTTCAAAATGAAGTGGCGCTCGACTATAACGCAGGTTTCTCGGGGGCACTGGCGGGGCTTCACGAATACGTTGCCTTCGGCAATGATTTTGCCCCCGACACGGCCAGTTCCTCGATACAGTCTGACTCGCTATTGGGTCTGGCAACTGCGTAA